From a region of the Malania oleifera isolate guangnan ecotype guangnan chromosome 12, ASM2987363v1, whole genome shotgun sequence genome:
- the LOC131144821 gene encoding NAC domain-containing protein 83, whose protein sequence is MEKVSFVKNGVVRLPPGFRFHPTDEELVVQYLRRKVFCFPLPASIIPEVDLCKSDPWDLPGDREQERYFFSTREAKYPNGNRSNRATCSGYWKATGIDKPIVCSRSININNQVVGMKKTLVFYRGKPPHGSRTDWIMHEYRLSSAAQATPPFSPAFQTKHSNSAQNSAQVQMENWVLCRIFLKKRSTKNEEEITEPKDDHNKNNNNGTRRITTKPVFYDFMTRDRTTALSLPPSSSSSSSSASSGVTEISGNESEEHEESSTSTCNSFSSAFRRSKP, encoded by the exons ATGGAGAAGGTGAGTTTCGTGAAGAACGGAGTGGTGAGGCTGCCTCCCGGGTTCCGGTTCCATCCAACGGACGAAGAGCTCGTGGTTCAGTACCTCAGGCGCAAGGTGTTCTGTTTCCCCCTCCCTGCTTCAATAATCCCTGAAGTCGACCTCTGCAAGTCTGATCCTTGGGATTTGCCTG GGGATAGGGAGCAGGAGAGGTACTTTTTCAGCACCAGGGAAGCAAAGTACCCAAACGGGAACAGATCGAACAGAGCGACGTGCTCAGGGTACTGGAAGGCGACGGGAATAGACAAGCCAATAGTGTGTTCAAGGAGCATTAATATTAATAATCAAGTGGTAGGGATGAAGAAGACGCTCGTGTTTTACAGAGGAAAGCCTCCACACGGCTCCAGAACGGATTGGATCATGCATGAGTATCGCCTTTCCTCTGCTGCTCAAGCTACTCCACCCTTTTCTCCTGCCTTCCAAACCAAACACTCCAACTCTGCCCAG AACTCAGCGCAAGTCCAAATGGAGAATTGGGTGCTGTGCAGAATCTTTCTGAAGAAAAGAAGTACCAAGAATGAGGAAGAAATCACAGAGCCCAAGGATGATcacaacaagaacaataataatgGGACTCGCAGAATCACAACTAAGCCAGTTTTCTACGATTTCATGACCAGAGACAGAACGACTGCTTTGTCTCTGCCCCCTTCCTCGTCGTCCTCCTCCTCCTCTGCATCCAGCGGCGTCACAGAAATCTCAGGCAATGAATCAGAAGAGCACGAAGAGAGCAGCACCAGCACCTGCAACAGCTTTTCCTCAGCTTTCAGAAGATCAAAACCTTAA